One Paenibacillus sp. SYP-B4298 genomic window, GCTAGAATCTCCAGCTATTTACCGTTTCAATATGTCGTATTCTTCCCGGTTAACATCATCAATGGGAGCATGACGATGCACGAAATCGTGCGCGGGCTCCTCTTACAGGCGGTTTGGGTCATTGTGCTTATGATCATTTCCAAGCTGTCGTGGGATTCCGGGATGAGGAAATATGTAGCCGTTGGAGGTTAGATCTGTGAGTATCAGCTTGACGGAGATTCGGAAGCATGTACGTATGTTCTTCATTTTTGCAAAGAACAGCCTGGTCGGTTACATGGAATACAAAGCGAATTTCTACTCCGGTTTGATCATGGAGACCGTATTTCTGTTTTCCAAGCTGATCTATATCATCTTCGTGTACCAGCTCGGGATCGAGATCAATGGAATTTCTCCTGACCAGATGATGATCTTCACCGGGACCTATACAATTATGATCGCAATCTATACAGGACTGTTTATGGATAACTTCTATAGATTCGCCGGCCATATCCGCAACGGGACGCTGGACTTGTATATGACGAAGCCGCTATCGCTACAGTTCATGATTTCATTCCGGCACGTTAACTTCGCGTTTCCGATCCCGAACCTGATCGCCGGAATCACGATGATCGTACTGGCCTGGCGGCGTCTTGACATCGATCCAAGCTTCCTCCACGTGGCCGGATATATCGGTGTGATCTTGAGTAGCACGATCGTGACCTATTCGGTGCTGCTGCTTCCGCAGATACTTGCCTTCTGGACGATCAAGTCCGGTTCGATCTTCGACATTCTCGACAAATGCTGGGATTTAAACAATATGCCGATGTACATATACCCTAAATGGCTACAGAGAATAGGGCTGTATGTCGTGCCGATCTTGTTTATCACCAACATGCCGTCGGTTTATCTAATCGAACGATTGGACTTGTTCCTTGGGATATGGATTTTTGTGGCTCCTGTTCTATCGCTTCTAGTGGTCAGGCTGTTCTGGAAGCTGGCCATCAGGCGCTATGAGAGCGCCAGCAGTTAGAGCAATGCCCAATACAAATTGTGGAGAAGGTGAATCGAATGAGCAGGACAGAGCATGAGCCCCATCCGTCGCAGACAGAGGCCGTCGCAAAGAAACGGCTGCCCAACGGGATCGAAATCTATCAAAACAACGAAGGCGAGACCGAGTTCCTCTACAACGAGATTTTCCACAAGGAGATGTACTTCAAGCATGGGATTACACTCCCGGATAATGGCACGGTCATGGATGTCGGGGCGAATATCGGCATGTTCACCCTATATGTCAGCAGCAAGAGCAATTGCAGGGTATATGCCTTTGAGCCATTGCCTCCGACGTATAAACTTTTGAAGATGAATACGAGCTCGCTGCCTCGCGTAACGACGGTTAACGTCGGGCTGTCCAATGAGATCAAGGAAGCGGAGTTTGCCTATTTTCCTACGATGTCCACGGATTCTGTCCAGATCAAATACCGGGAGAACCACGATCAAGATCTCCGATACGGGTTAATCAATCATTACGAAAATGATTTCGCTGATCCGCGAATGCTAAACCGATTTGTCGATCATCTGATGTCGCCGAAGCTGCTGAATGAACAGATCTATCCATGCAAGCTAACGACGATCTCCGACATGATCCGCTATTACGATCTGGACCAGATTGACCTGCTAAAAATCGACGTGGAAAAAAGCGAGTTCGAGGTGCTGGAAGGCATCGACCGGGAGGATTGGGGCAAAATCAGGCAAATTGTAATGGAGGTTCACGGACTGGACGGGGAGCAGATCAGCAGGCTTGAGAACATCTTCCGAACCAACGGCTTCGATGCCATGATCGATTACTACGAAGATTTGAATATCCCCAATTACTATAATGTGTACGCGTTCAATAAAATGGATACGTCGGCTGGGTGATCGCTATGTTACAGCATCTGCATGCAAGGTTGGTATGCTCCACCTGCAAGGGCGAGCTGACCCAGTCGGGAGCACTGCTGCAATGTCGCGGCTGCGATGCGGCATATACGATCGATCATCGTTATGTATCGATGCTCGACCAGCGTGAGCAGCTTGTCCACCCTTCCGATTGGAAACGTAAAGAGGACGAAATTCGAGATTATAGCGAGATTTCGAACTCCCTTGCGCTTTCCGGCATAGGCCGATTCGCAACCTTCTTAAACTATGGCTACGTCTCGCAGGGGAATGAGCAACATGCGGTGATTGAGCCCGACGATGTATGGAATCGAAATTCAGTCAAGCTGCTGCTCGAGGCCGTGGGCAGGACGGCGATTCGGGAGCGGCAGGTTATCGACATCGGATGCGGCAGGGGAGGGAATATAGCAGCATTGTATAAATATTTCAAGCCTCTGTCGATTGTCGGTCTCGATATCTGCCCGGCGAATATTGCGTATTGCAGTGCCAAATCCCGAATGGTTGAAGCCTTCTATCTTGTCGGCGATGCGGAGAATATACCGTTTGCAGACGAGAGCTTCGATGTGGTATTGAATATGGAATCCGCGCATGCCTATCCGAATCGATCACGCTTCTATGAAGAGGTGTACCGGATCATGAGAGTTGGCGGCGTATTTCTGTATACGGAGCTGATGCTGGCAGATCAGGTAGCGCAGAACGTGAGGCTATTAGAGGAAGCAGGCCTGTCTGTCATCCGCAATCAGGATGTGACCTTGAATGTCCTTCTATCATGTGATGAGAATGCAAAGCAACGTACTGGCACACAAGGGATTGCGAACAACGCCAACGCGAGCACGAATATTGGAGATATCAATGATTTCATCGCATTGCCCGGCTCGAAGAAATATGAAGAGATGAAGGCTGGAGCGCGGCAATACCGTATGATGAACCTTGTTAAGAGGTAACATAGCTCGGATATCGACAATAATTTTTGTATAGGAGAACTATTTTATGGAGAAAATTGTTTCTCTGGATACCTTTCAACCCTTCGACGGAATGATAAAAATGTTTCCTCATCATAATTTTCCTTATTTCAATTGCGACTACAATTTGCTATTAACACTTGCAAATTATTTCAAAAAAGATGAGCTGCCGATTTTGAATAATGTCATGAGTATATATAGATTTGATAAACAAAAAATAAATACAAGAGGCTATTTCAAGTTAGAGGTGTTGGATCTTGAGGATGGAGATAAGATACTGGAGGAAATGGGGATCTCGATTCGTAGAAAAGCTCCTGCATTAGATACGTTACAAGACGAGATACTCAACTCTATTTCGAGTGGTCATCCGATCTCCATTTTTATTGATTTATTTTATCAACGCGGGAGAGACTTTTACTATAACAAGAAACATGGACTGCATCCTGTTTTTGTCTATGGCTTTAATCTGACTACCGAGGAAATATATACGGTGGATGATATTAAAGAATATCGACAATATTCTTTACCATTTTCAGAATTTAAATTGTCATGCATGAGCTCGGAACACGTGAAAATGCCAGACTACTTTTGGGAATATGCGCTCGTGTCTCCCTCTGATCAGGATATCTTGAACCATAAGGAGCTTGCACAAACAAACATCAATAAATTTGTAGAGAATATGTTCAGGTATCAAAATGAAATAACGGAAAGCTTGAATAATATATTGCTGTTGGCAGAACATTTCGAGCTCCTTATAACAAATGAAACGATTATAGAAACACTAAGCAGTACGATTTATAGAAAATGCTCTGAGAAATACAGGTTAACTATTCTCTATCAGTACAACATTGATCATATCCATGCAAAACATACGATGGACTCGTTATTGGATCAAATTATTAATGACTGGAAGACCGTAAGAATCTATTCGAATAAAGCCATCATGTCCAATATGTTCACTGGGGAAATCATAGACAAGTGCATTCGTTTAATAACAAAAATATATAGGAATGAAGTGGATTTTCATCATCAATTTTATTCCATGTTACAGGCTGCGAGATTGTAAAGCTGAACCAGCAATAGGAGTCAGGTAATCACATGTAATAGTGCTAGAAATGAGCCGCATCAACAGGCATACTGTTCATGCGGCTTTTTATTGTATAAAAACCGCCGCGAAACAGAGAAGTCGCCCCCGATTCGCCCGATTTTGACGCCAATCCGTGGGCTTCTTTTAAGAGAGCGAATATTGAACAAGAGAGTATAATGACTGCAACAAAGTACCGTAGTACTGATAATTGCTCTGTTCTATGATTAGAGAAAGATAATTAGAGATGAGGGAGCAAGGATGGAATTTCATAAGCTTTTAAGAAATTGGCCGCTACACTTGATGCTGATTCCGGGAATTATTTTGGTGTTTTTCTTTAGTTATGTTCCGCTTGCGGGAGTCGTAATGGCGTTTCAGAAATTCATGCCCAATAAAGGCTGGTTCGGTTCGGAATGGATCGGATGGCAGAATTTTAGATATATGCTGGAGTTGCCGGACATAGGTAGAATCGTGCGTAACACGCTCTATATTTCAAGCATGAAAATCGTAATCGGACAAATTATTCCGATCGTTATTGCCATTTTATTAAATGAGATTAAAAACGCCCTTGTGAAGAAGGGTGTGCAGACACTGATTTATTTGCCTCACTTTTTGTCCTGGGTACTGCTTGGCGGAATTCTGATTGATATATTGTCAACAGACGGTGGTTTGGTTAATCAATTCCTCGGAATATTTGGCATTGATCCAATCTTTTTTTTGGGAAGCAACGATTGGTTTCCTTTTGTCCTGGTTTTTTCTGACGTGTGGAAGGAATTCGGATTCTCTACCATTATCTATTTGGCAGCCATAACGTCTATCGATCCCGCTTTGTATGAAGCGGCATATGTCGATGGTGCAGGGAAGTTTAAGCAAGCGATTCATGTGACACTCACCGGCATGGCTCCAATTATTATCCTGGTTGCGACATTATCGCTTGGAAATGTTCTAAATGCCGGTTTTGAACAGGTGTTCAATTTATATAGTCCTCAAGTTTATGAATCGGGAGATATCATTGATACACGAGTATATCGAATTGGCTTGGTCGATGTGCAATATGGCCTTGCTACAGCCGTTGGCTTGTTTAAATCATTCGTAAGCCTGATCTTGGTGGGAATATCCTATTGGTCAGCCTATCGATTTGCAAATTATCGTATATTCTAAACTGAGGAGGCAAACAAGGTATGGAATATCCTTCGTTTTCTAGGAAACTGTTTATCGCTTGTAATTATACTTTTCTAATCGCCCTTGCGATTATATGTATATTGCCCATCATTCATATTTTGGCATTATCACTTAGTTCTCCATCAGTAGCGGCAGCTGGCAGCGTTAGTTTAGTGCCGGTAGATTTCAATTTCAAAGCCTATAGCTATATCCTGAATAAAGCAGAGTTTATAAATGCATTTGGTATATCCGTAAAACGTTTGATATTGGGAACTGTACTATCCATGGCTTTAACGATTTTGACGGCTTATCCGCTATCTAAAGAATCAAATCGGTTTAAAAGCAGAAGTCTATATGCCTGGTTCTTTGTATTAACTATCTTTATTAGTGGGGGATTAATACCTTGGTATATGACCATTCGCTTCTACGGAATGCTGGATACGATTTGGGCATTAGTGCTTCCGGGAGCCGTCACTGTATTCAATGTCATCCTGCTTTTGAATTTCTTTCGGAATTTACCTAAGGAGCTGGAGGAGTCGGCATTTCTTGACGGCGCCGGACACCTGGTTATTATGATCCGTATCTTCATCCCCATCTCAATGCCAGCTATCGCTACTGTCTGTTTATTTACAATGGTTAATCATTGGAATTCATGGTTTGATGGGCTCATACTGATGAATAGGACTGAGAATTATCCTTTGCAAACCTATTTGCAAACTGTAGTGATGCAACAGGACTTTAGTGTAATGGCACAATCTGCTCTGACAGGAATGCAAGAAATATCGAATAGAACTGTTAAATCGGCACAAATCTTTTTGGGGTCTTTACCCATTCTGATCGTATATCCATTCTTACAGCGATACTTTGTTAAAGGGATTGTACTAGGTAGCGTAAAAGGCTAATAAGGAGTGCATAGTCATGGAAGATTTGTTTGAACAAAAAAAGCGAGTTAAGGATTTTGTATTAAAAGCAGGAAAAGACATGCTTCATGAGCCAACCGCCTATATAAAGCATCCATTTATTGTACCGGGATCGGTTTATGCTCACCATTTGTGGGATTGGGACTGTTTCTTTGCTGTAATGGCACTGCTTCAAGTGATTGAGGTGAAGCAACGTGAAGGTACACTGGAAATGGGCGAACGGGAATTGTATCTGAAGCATGCTCAAGGAAATGTTCTTAATTTTATAGATGCACAATTGGAGGATGGCTATATTCCAATTATGTTGTTCGCAGATTCGGATGCTGATAGCAGAGTTTTATATCGAAATGGCTGTCCCGTCAATATGCATAAACCCTGCTTGGCGCTCAATGCGGTGATGATCAGCAGATTTATGCAGGATTTTAACTGGTTAGAGTCTAAATACGAGAATTTCAAACGATACTATGAGTGTTATAAATCGGTGTATCGCTCTGAATCTGGTTTGTTCGTGTGGGCAGATGATGTTATGATTGGTGTTGATAATGATCCTTCTACCTTCGGCAGACCGCCCTACAGCTCAGCGAATCTCTATCTAAATTCATTTATGGTGAGAGAATTAAGGTCATTGGCTATTCTTTCGACTGAATTTGGTTATAATGAGGATGCTGCGTACTACGAAGCAGAAGCTGCTGCGCTATCCGACCTGATTCAAGAGGAATGTTGGGATACAAGAGAAGAGATTTATTATTCCGTGGATGTGAATTGTAAAACTCATCGAGCAAACCCCAGGGTCTCAGGTTATCATATGGGACTTGGCGTATTCTGGAGGACCGTTCCGATAAAAGTTCAATCTTGGTCCAGCTTCTTGCCTATGTGGGCAGGTATCCCTAATGAAAAGCAAGTGAAGTCGCTAGTAGAGAGACATATTCGAAATGAAGAAACCTTCTGGAGTGCAAACGGCGTTCGGAGCCTGTCCAAGCATGAAAAAATGTACACACTCGTAGCGACAGGAAATCCCTCCAATTGGTTAGGGCCAATCTGGCTCGTTACCCAATATGTTATTTTTGAGTCTTTAATACGTTACGGTTATCGTAATGAAGCCAATGAATTGATGGAGAAGGCCGTTAATCTACTATCAAACGATATAAAAACTAACCAGGACTTGCATGAATATTATAATCCAGAAACCGGGGCAGGCATTATAAATAAGGGGTTCTTTAATTGGAATTTGCTGGCCCTTAATATGATGAATGAAATAGATGGCTATCCTTCTCCTGCAGCTTTATTACCGTAGTCACCTATAAATTTGTGAATTAGACGCCGATTTCCGGTGTCTTTTTGCCTATCTCAGCCAATTATAGATGGGGGACAAAATATGCGGGTATTTCATTTTAAAAGTATTTATACAAAGGTATTGCTTTCACTGTGCATTGTTATTATTCCTATTTTCATATTAAGCATCATTATAAATGATGTAGCAGCAAAACTCGTTAAAACACAAATATCGGATACCATGCAACAGAAAACCGATTATATGTTAAATTCTCTTGAATCGGAAATCGAGAGAATTCATCAGCTTCAAAAATATTTTATTAATGATATTGATTTGCTTGCATTAAACTTTAGAAATGAATATTTTACAAGCTACGAATGGACAAGCACAGTCAACCGACTGAATACTAAAGTTCAGTTGATCAATTCATCAAGCAAGTATGTGAAATCGACCTCTGTAATGATGACCACCATTAATCAGACCTTTTCCTCAAAGGATGGGATTATTCCGCTTGAACAGTCAGAGTACAGTAAAATTGTAGCGGCAATGAATCAAGGCATGTTTGTTGTGCCCGATGGGAATCGCGTATGGCTCCCCCTTGCTTATCCCACAATTAAAAAGCCCTATATTGTAATGGCTATTGAATTTGATCTGGATCAATTTCATAAAGACATGAGCTTGCTCGATAATAACACAGTGAGCACAACCTGGTTAATGGATGATAGCGGGAATTTACTGATCAATACGAATGACGCTGTATCTGTAAACGAGGAATGGAGGCAGCAGATTCAAGTCACAAATAGCAGTGAGCTTCATTTCGGTAACTATATCATCCATAAGCAGCACTCCTCCTTGTTAGGGTGGAGCATCATCACCATTTTTAATGAAAGATCCATCTGGACTCCGGTGGAGCTTCTGAATAGATGGTATTGGATCTTAGGCGCAGTCGCTGTCCTCTCCATTGTCATGTTTTCCTACTTTATCTATCGGCTAGTGCATCGGCCGATGAAACGCTTGCTACGGTTATTTAGAAAAGTAGAGGATGGTAATTTTCAATTAATGATTAATCATGACGAGAGTGACGAGTTTTCTTATATGTATTTTCAGTTCGATCATATGTTGGGCCAGATTGATCAGTTAATTAAGCAAAATTATGAAAAAAAAATTCACAATCAAAGAATGGAACTAAAGCATTTGCAATCGCAAATCAATCCTCATTTTCTATATAACAGCTTGTATGTGCTTTATCGCATGTCGCAGGAGGAAAATTACGAGGGCGTCACGGAAATGTCGAAGCACCTCGGCGATTACTTTAAATTTTTGACGCGAACCTCAGGAGATTTAATTTCCTTAAAGCAAGAAATTGAACACGCAAAAACTTATGCGGCTATACAACAAATCAGATTCGGAGAACGAATTCGATGTCGGTTTCATGTTGAAGGTGAGATTGAAGATTGGCAAGTGCCAAGGCTTATTATTCAGCCCTTGATTGAAAATGCCTATCAGCATGGGCACCGAAATACTTATGAAGATGGTACGATCGAGGTTGAAGTGACCGCAAGTAAAAAGGAAGTTCATATTTCAATTAGTGATAACGGTATTGGATTGAAGCAGGAGGAGCTTGATCAATGGGATTTAAGAAAAATGGCCAACATAGATGAAGGGAACGGAGACGGAATCTGGAATGTACATCGCAGAATTCAATTGATACTTGGTGATCAAAATGGATTAATGCTTCAAAACAATGAAGGCGGCGGGCTTTGTGTGAATATTACGTTACAGAGAAAGGATTAGTTAAATGCTGCATATACTGGTTGTCGATGACGAGCCGTTTATTGCGAATGGTGTTTCTCAACTGCTGAGTGAAAGAAGCGGGTTGGAAGCAAGGGTATGGAAGGCGTTATCCGCTAAACAAGCCATGGAGATTTTTGAACAAAATCGTATCGATCTTTTGATTACGGATATTCAAATGCCCGGTATGACGGGGATTGAGTTGGTTAACCGTGTCAAGCAACAGTGGAAACGTTGTAAAGTAATCTTTTTAACCGGATATTCTGATTATGAATATATGCATTTTGCGTTGCAGCAGCAAGTAGCGGAATATATGCTGAAACCAATTGAGGATGAGCAATTATTGGAGAAGGTTTTAACTGTTGTTAAGCAAATTCGGGATGAGTCAAATACTGTGGAATTGGCGCGAAGGGCAGAGCTTCAGCTCCAGCAAGCGAAGCCGCTGCTCATTCATGATTTGGTGGAGCAAATCCTCAGGAAGGAGCCTTATGCTTTAGCGCGACTAGATGAACAGTTCTCAAGTCTTCGATTGCAAATGACTGCGAAGGAGCCTGTACTGCTACTGCTTGGGAGAGTAGACTATTGGCCGGATGGATACATCGTTAGGGATCGATTGTTGATGGAATTCGCTATTAATAATATGATTGAGGAATTTTTAACATCAGATATTAAAATGTTGACTTGCACCCATGAAAGGTATCTCATTTGGATTTTTCAATCTGTCTCAAGCGAGTTTGTCGATCAGAAATTGTTTATTCAAATTAGCGAAATCATCGATGTTTTGCAGCAAGCGATACATGACTTGCTTCGCCTGAAAATTTCATTTATTATTTCACCCCATGTAATAGGCTGGGACGAGTTGTCTAACAGCTACGAACATATGGCAGCTGTATTGAAAAAAGGAATTGGGATGGAGCAAGAGATTATCATCGCGCATTCTGAACATGCCATGGACAAATCACAGACGCAGCTGACAGCGGCGGATCTGAATCAATCCATTCGAAAAATACTGACTAGTCTGGAAGCTATAGACGGAGAAGCACTGCAAAGTGAAGTTGCCCAATTTTTTGGAAATTATGCGAGATCGGTATTTGTAGATTATGGGCTGCAGATGGAGGCATTCTGTACATTATCATTAGCCATTATCCGCTATATGAATGAGAAAAATATTCGTTCGGAGGTCACAGAAAAACTGAGCCTGGATTTACTCGTTAATTATAATCAGGTTGAGAATTTAGAAGCTTGGGAAAAATATTGTCAAGAATTATTTCGAGCCATCATAGAGATTGTCAAGCAAAAGGGAGAGGATCAGAAGTTTGAGATA contains:
- a CDS encoding ABC transporter permease, giving the protein MSISLTEIRKHVRMFFIFAKNSLVGYMEYKANFYSGLIMETVFLFSKLIYIIFVYQLGIEINGISPDQMMIFTGTYTIMIAIYTGLFMDNFYRFAGHIRNGTLDLYMTKPLSLQFMISFRHVNFAFPIPNLIAGITMIVLAWRRLDIDPSFLHVAGYIGVILSSTIVTYSVLLLPQILAFWTIKSGSIFDILDKCWDLNNMPMYIYPKWLQRIGLYVVPILFITNMPSVYLIERLDLFLGIWIFVAPVLSLLVVRLFWKLAIRRYESASS
- a CDS encoding FkbM family methyltransferase, which encodes MSRTEHEPHPSQTEAVAKKRLPNGIEIYQNNEGETEFLYNEIFHKEMYFKHGITLPDNGTVMDVGANIGMFTLYVSSKSNCRVYAFEPLPPTYKLLKMNTSSLPRVTTVNVGLSNEIKEAEFAYFPTMSTDSVQIKYRENHDQDLRYGLINHYENDFADPRMLNRFVDHLMSPKLLNEQIYPCKLTTISDMIRYYDLDQIDLLKIDVEKSEFEVLEGIDREDWGKIRQIVMEVHGLDGEQISRLENIFRTNGFDAMIDYYEDLNIPNYYNVYAFNKMDTSAG
- a CDS encoding class I SAM-dependent methyltransferase; this translates as MLQHLHARLVCSTCKGELTQSGALLQCRGCDAAYTIDHRYVSMLDQREQLVHPSDWKRKEDEIRDYSEISNSLALSGIGRFATFLNYGYVSQGNEQHAVIEPDDVWNRNSVKLLLEAVGRTAIRERQVIDIGCGRGGNIAALYKYFKPLSIVGLDICPANIAYCSAKSRMVEAFYLVGDAENIPFADESFDVVLNMESAHAYPNRSRFYEEVYRIMRVGGVFLYTELMLADQVAQNVRLLEEAGLSVIRNQDVTLNVLLSCDENAKQRTGTQGIANNANASTNIGDINDFIALPGSKKYEEMKAGARQYRMMNLVKR
- a CDS encoding ABC transporter permease, yielding MEFHKLLRNWPLHLMLIPGIILVFFFSYVPLAGVVMAFQKFMPNKGWFGSEWIGWQNFRYMLELPDIGRIVRNTLYISSMKIVIGQIIPIVIAILLNEIKNALVKKGVQTLIYLPHFLSWVLLGGILIDILSTDGGLVNQFLGIFGIDPIFFLGSNDWFPFVLVFSDVWKEFGFSTIIYLAAITSIDPALYEAAYVDGAGKFKQAIHVTLTGMAPIIILVATLSLGNVLNAGFEQVFNLYSPQVYESGDIIDTRVYRIGLVDVQYGLATAVGLFKSFVSLILVGISYWSAYRFANYRIF
- a CDS encoding carbohydrate ABC transporter permease encodes the protein MEYPSFSRKLFIACNYTFLIALAIICILPIIHILALSLSSPSVAAAGSVSLVPVDFNFKAYSYILNKAEFINAFGISVKRLILGTVLSMALTILTAYPLSKESNRFKSRSLYAWFFVLTIFISGGLIPWYMTIRFYGMLDTIWALVLPGAVTVFNVILLLNFFRNLPKELEESAFLDGAGHLVIMIRIFIPISMPAIATVCLFTMVNHWNSWFDGLILMNRTENYPLQTYLQTVVMQQDFSVMAQSALTGMQEISNRTVKSAQIFLGSLPILIVYPFLQRYFVKGIVLGSVKG
- a CDS encoding MGH1-like glycoside hydrolase domain-containing protein, whose protein sequence is MEDLFEQKKRVKDFVLKAGKDMLHEPTAYIKHPFIVPGSVYAHHLWDWDCFFAVMALLQVIEVKQREGTLEMGERELYLKHAQGNVLNFIDAQLEDGYIPIMLFADSDADSRVLYRNGCPVNMHKPCLALNAVMISRFMQDFNWLESKYENFKRYYECYKSVYRSESGLFVWADDVMIGVDNDPSTFGRPPYSSANLYLNSFMVRELRSLAILSTEFGYNEDAAYYEAEAAALSDLIQEECWDTREEIYYSVDVNCKTHRANPRVSGYHMGLGVFWRTVPIKVQSWSSFLPMWAGIPNEKQVKSLVERHIRNEETFWSANGVRSLSKHEKMYTLVATGNPSNWLGPIWLVTQYVIFESLIRYGYRNEANELMEKAVNLLSNDIKTNQDLHEYYNPETGAGIINKGFFNWNLLALNMMNEIDGYPSPAALLP
- a CDS encoding sensor histidine kinase, which gives rise to MRVFHFKSIYTKVLLSLCIVIIPIFILSIIINDVAAKLVKTQISDTMQQKTDYMLNSLESEIERIHQLQKYFINDIDLLALNFRNEYFTSYEWTSTVNRLNTKVQLINSSSKYVKSTSVMMTTINQTFSSKDGIIPLEQSEYSKIVAAMNQGMFVVPDGNRVWLPLAYPTIKKPYIVMAIEFDLDQFHKDMSLLDNNTVSTTWLMDDSGNLLINTNDAVSVNEEWRQQIQVTNSSELHFGNYIIHKQHSSLLGWSIITIFNERSIWTPVELLNRWYWILGAVAVLSIVMFSYFIYRLVHRPMKRLLRLFRKVEDGNFQLMINHDESDEFSYMYFQFDHMLGQIDQLIKQNYEKKIHNQRMELKHLQSQINPHFLYNSLYVLYRMSQEENYEGVTEMSKHLGDYFKFLTRTSGDLISLKQEIEHAKTYAAIQQIRFGERIRCRFHVEGEIEDWQVPRLIIQPLIENAYQHGHRNTYEDGTIEVEVTASKKEVHISISDNGIGLKQEELDQWDLRKMANIDEGNGDGIWNVHRRIQLILGDQNGLMLQNNEGGGLCVNITLQRKD
- a CDS encoding response regulator transcription factor, which produces MLHILVVDDEPFIANGVSQLLSERSGLEARVWKALSAKQAMEIFEQNRIDLLITDIQMPGMTGIELVNRVKQQWKRCKVIFLTGYSDYEYMHFALQQQVAEYMLKPIEDEQLLEKVLTVVKQIRDESNTVELARRAELQLQQAKPLLIHDLVEQILRKEPYALARLDEQFSSLRLQMTAKEPVLLLLGRVDYWPDGYIVRDRLLMEFAINNMIEEFLTSDIKMLTCTHERYLIWIFQSVSSEFVDQKLFIQISEIIDVLQQAIHDLLRLKISFIISPHVIGWDELSNSYEHMAAVLKKGIGMEQEIIIAHSEHAMDKSQTQLTAADLNQSIRKILTSLEAIDGEALQSEVAQFFGNYARSVFVDYGLQMEAFCTLSLAIIRYMNEKNIRSEVTEKLSLDLLVNYNQVENLEAWEKYCQELFRAIIEIVKQKGEDQKFEISEKVDAYIESHLHGDLSLTNLAKQVHLSSSYLSRMYFSERGYHLSDKITELKVVKAKQLLEEGTLKIYEIALSLGFDNIPYFSRFFKKRVGITPQEYKENNRI